The following proteins are co-located in the Apium graveolens cultivar Ventura chromosome 5, ASM990537v1, whole genome shotgun sequence genome:
- the LOC141724276 gene encoding uncharacterized protein LOC141724276: MTNPKVFMDIEIAGELAGRIVFELFADTNPITAENFRALCTGEKGMGKSGKPLYYRRLPFDFVTQRSYGTDVGACGNEESIYGEDFPSENFVRKHEGPGFLSMTHREENCNNSMFFICTSEEKQLDGVCVVFGKVVDGMDVVYAIQDSEEEVNKKRVIIVDCGQLINMKNPKVFMDIEIAGTPTGRVVFELFADTNPITAENFRVLCTGEKGKGESGKPLHYKGLPFDIFTCKYYGTDVGVTGNEESIYGEYFPHENFVHKHAKPGVLSMTHKVVNRNNSSFFISTSAESQLDGVCVVFGKVVGGMDVVYAIQNSETQVYDRSVIIINCGQLKDTDFIEPY; the protein is encoded by the coding sequence ATGACGAACCCAAAAGTTTTCATGGATATTGAGATCGCTGGTGAACTTGCTGGTCGTATTGTTTTTGAGCTCTTTGCTGACACCAATCCAATAACAGCTGAAAATTTTCGTGCACTTTGTACGGGCGAGAAGGGAATGGGAAAATCCGGCAAGCCTTTGTATTATAGAAGATTGCCTTTTGACTTTGTGACACAAAGAAGTTATGGAACTGATGTTGGTGCTTGCGGTAATGAAGAGTCGATTTACGGGGAAGATTTTCCGAGTGAGAACTTTGTGAGAAAGCACGAAGGGCCTGGATTTCTATCAATGACTCATAGGGAGGAAAATTGTAACAACTCCATGTTCTTCATCTGCACATCTGAAGAGAAACAACTTGATGGAGTTTGTGTTGTGTTCGGGAAAGTTGTAGATGGAATGGATGTGGTTTATGCTATTCAGGATTCTGAAGAAGAAGTCAATAAGAAAAGGGTGATCATTGTTGACTGTGGCCAGCTGATCAATATGAAAAACCCCAAGGTTTTTATGGATATTGAAATAGCTGGCACACCAACTGGTCGCGTTGTTTTTGAGCTCTTTGCCGACACAAATCCTATAACAGCTGAAAATTTCCGTGTACTTTGTACGGGTGAGAAGGGAAAAGGAGAGTCAGGCAAGCCTTTGCACTATAAAGGATTGCCTTTTGACATTTTTACTTGCAAATATTATGGAACGGACGTGGGTGTTACAGGAAATGAAGAGTCTATTTATGGTGAATATTTTCCGCATGAGAACTTTGTGCATAAGCACGCAAAGCCTGGGGTTTTGTCAATGACGCATAAGGTAGTGAACCGTAACAACTCGAGTTTTTTCATCAGTACATCTGCCGAGAGCCAACTTGATGGAGTTTGTGTTGTGTTCGGAAAAGTTGTAGGTGGGATGGATGTGGTTTATGCTATTCAGAATTCTGAAACACAAGTATATGAcagaagtgttatcattattaacTGTGGGCAGCTCAAAGATACTGATTTCATCGAGCCTTACTGA